The following is a genomic window from Pseudomonas sp. FP2335.
TGCTGATGCGTTTTATCCTGCAACTGGTGCGGGCGAACTTCTACAACCCGCTGTGCCAATTCGTGGTCAAGGCGACCCAGCCGCTGCTCAAGCCCCTGCGTCGGGTAGTCCCGAGCATGTTCGGGCTGGACATGTCATCGCTGGTACTGGCGCTGCTGTTGCAGATCCTGCTGTTTGCGGTGGTGTTGCTGCTCAAGGGCTTCCTGCCCTACACCGTGCTGCTGTTGCCGTGGGCACTGATCGGCATCTTCTCGCTGTTTTTGAAGATTCTGTTCTGGTCGATGATCATCAGCGTGATTCTGTCCTGGGTCGCACCGGGCAGCCGCAGCCCTGGCGCCGAGCTGGTGTACCAGATCACCGAGCCGGTGCTGGCACCGTTCCGTCGGTTGATCCCGAACCTGGGTGGCCTGGACATCTCGCCGATCTTCGCGTTTATCGCAATCCAGCTGATCCAGGGTTGGGTGATCCCGTACCTGGCTGAATTTGCCGCGATGCCCAAGATGCTGTTCGGGTTGATCTGACACGCAACACCTAAATGCGGGAGCGAGCTTGTGTGGGAGCGGGCTTGCTCGCGAATACGGAGTGTCAGTCACCAGATGAGTGGCTGACCCACCGCTTTCGCGAGCAAGCCCGCTCCCACACAAACAGCTCCCACATTTTGTTTCTGTGAACGGGTTCAGGGGTTTGCTTGCCGCTAGCCCCCCCGCTCTTTAGACTTACGCCTCATTTAAACGAGAGCAGGGTCGATGCCAGCTGCC
Proteins encoded in this region:
- a CDS encoding YggT family protein, with the protein product MLGLNDALIFIIQTLGSLYLLIVLMRFILQLVRANFYNPLCQFVVKATQPLLKPLRRVVPSMFGLDMSSLVLALLLQILLFAVVLLLKGFLPYTVLLLPWALIGIFSLFLKILFWSMIISVILSWVAPGSRSPGAELVYQITEPVLAPFRRLIPNLGGLDISPIFAFIAIQLIQGWVIPYLAEFAAMPKMLFGLI